TCAACTAAACATGATATAGCTTCAAATGGTGGCGGTGAGAGAGTTAATGAATATTCTATTGCAATCGATTTTAAAGTCGATAACTTAGGTTCATGGTATTGTTTTATGCAGACAGATATTACTAATACTTCCGATGGTGAATTATTTATAAATCCCGATGGGAAAATAGGTGTTGGTGATTTAGGCTATACTCAAAATTCAATTGTTGCTGGTGATTGGTATAGATTAGTAATGACAGTAGATTTGGATAGTGCAGTAAAAGTTTTTCTTGATGGAGACTCAGTACTTTATGGTGGACCTCAAGAAATTGATAATAGATTTTCCTTAAACCCAAGAAATTTGGATAACAGACTATTATTGTTTGCTGATAATGATGGTGAAGATAATATTATTTCAACAGCAAAAGTAACAATTTATAACAGAGCACTTAATCAAGAAGAAATAAGTGGTTTAGGTGGTTATGAACATGGTGCTCCGAATACAGAAGTAACTGGAGGACAAAAAGCAGTTTATTTTAATGGAAATGATGTGAATAATAAATATGGTAAAATTGTAAAAACAAATGAGGATTTTAATTTTGGTGAAGGTGATTTTACAATTGAACTATGGGCAAAACCGGATGTAAATTATGATTCGGATCCTGCACTTGTATCTGATAAGGATTGGGCTTCTGGTGGAAATCCTGGTTGGGTAATTTCAATAAGAGGAGACGATTGGAAATTTAATGCCGCAGATAATAATAGAAATAGATATGATGTTAGTGCCCCGGCAATAAATGATGGCAATTGGCATTATTTAGCTGTAGTTGCAAAACAAGATAGTGGTTTAAAGTTAATTACAGATACATTACAGAGTGTATGGGCAGGAGGTGAAGGGTTCTTTAATGTAGGAAATATTGACAATCCAACAATGCCTATATGTGTTGCTCAAGATGGAACTGAAAAATATACTGATGCTCCTCCAGCTCCAGCTCAAGTTGATGAATTAAGGATTTGGAAAGGAGTTGCAGTTGATCCGGAAGTACTTTTTGCTTGGAAAAATAAAGAAATAAATGAATCACATCCTTATTGGAGTTCATTAGTTGGATATTGGAAATTTAATGAAGGTGATGGAAATACAGTTGCTGATTTAAGTGGTAAAAATCACCCTATTGAATTAATAGGAAATCCTAAATGGGAAATTTCTTATGCTGTTATTGGTAATGAAACAGTTCAAACAATGACAGATGTAACTTCAATTTGGGGAGCTGGTACGTTAGCAAAGTCTGGTGGATTAATTGGCGAAGGTTCATTTCCATTTCCGGAAACATTAGCATTATCTAAAACTGAACCAAATAATAATTTATCAACAATTTTTGCTAAAGAAGATAATCCATATTTAGTATTTGGACATAATAATGCTGAAAATGCAACCGCATCACGTGTACCTTCTGGAGTTGAAGCAAGATTAGGTAGAATTTGGTATTTAGATGTTACTGAAACTCCAATAACTGAACCAACAATATCATTTGATTTAAGTGATTTGGGCGGCTCCGGAAATGCTGGAGATATCGCAAATTATGTATTGTTAAATTCTGTATCTGCAGAAGGTAATTTTACAGAGGTTTCTTCCACAATTGCAATTTCTGAAGATCAAATTACTTTTAGCGGTATGACATTGGCAGATGGATATTATACTTTGGGTACAAAATCATTGGCAAATTCACCGTTAGGTGGGTTATTAGTTGGTATAGAAAACTTAGATGGTTTAATTCCACAAGATTTTAATCTAAGCCAAAATTATCCTAATCCTTTTAACCCTTCAACAAAAATCAATTTTGCTTTACCGGTTTCAGCAAAGGTTAATTTAACAATTTATAATGTTCTAGGAGAAATTGTTGAAACATTAATAAATGGTGAAATAAATGCAGGATATCATTCTATTGATTGGAAGGCAAATAGCAATTTATCTAGCGGAATGTATATTTACAGCATAAATGCAACAAGTGCAAATGGTAAGAATTTTACAAAATCTTTCAAATTAATGTTGCTTAAATAGATATTAAAATATGAGGGTGATAATTCACCCTCTTTTTATTATAATTTGGCGGAACATTGGAAAAATTAATGAAAGATAAAAAACTTTTTACACCAGGCCCACTTAATACAAGTGATTCTATAAAATCTGCAATGTTAAGGGATTTGGGATCTCGTGATAATGATTTTATTTCAATTGTAAATAATGTAAGAAATAAATTATTAGAATTGGTCAATCTAAGAAAAGGTGATTATGAATCAATTTTAATGCAGGGTAGCGGAACTTTTGGTATTGAATCAGTGATAAGTTCAACCGTTCCTATTGATGGAAAACTTCTGGTAATTATAAATGGAGCTTACGGTAAACGAATAAAAAATATTTCACACCGTTTGGGTATTGAAACTATTGATTTGATTTATCAAGAAAATGAAATCCCAGACTTAAATAAAATTGAAGAAATATTAAATACTGATAATGAAATTACAAATGTTGCGGTTGTACATTGCGAAACAACTTCTGGAATTATTAATCCAATAGATGAAATAGGTAAAATTGTTAAGAAGTATAATGTTGAATACATTGTTGATGCAATGAGTAGTTTTGGAGCATATCAAATGGATTTTATTTCTTCCGGCATTGATTATTTAATTTCTTCTTCAAATAAATGTATAGAAGGTGTGCCCGGCTTTTCTTTTATAATTGCAAAAACTGAATCTCTAAAAAAGAAAAAAAATTTTTCAATTAGCACAAGTTTAGATTTATATGATCAATGGATTGCTATTGAAGGAAACGGTCAATTTAGGTTTACACCTCCAACTCACTCAATACTTGCATTCAACCAAGCATTGATTGAATTGGAAGATGAAGGCGGAATTAATGGAAGAGCTAATAGATATAAGCTGAACCATGAATATTTAGTTAATGGCATGAGAAAATTAGGATTTAGTGAATACGTTGAATCTGCTAATCAAGGATATATTATTACATCTTTTTATTATCCAATAAGTTCAAATTTTATTTTTGAAAAATTCTATGAACGACTAAGTGAAAAAGGTTTTGTAATTTATCCGGGAAAATTGAGTGAAGTCAATTGTTTTAGAATTGGTAACATTGGTAGAATTTTTATTAATGATATTGAAAATTTGTTAAATGCTATTTATGAAGTAAAATATGAATTAAACTTTTAATTTAGTTAAGAGAACTTAATGAACAATAATAAAGTGAGAGCAGTAATTTTCGATTGGGCTGGAACAACAGTGGATTTTGGTTGTATGGCTCCCGCAAAAGTATTTACAGAAATTTTTGATGAGCTAGGAATTAAGTTAAGTATTGAAGATGCAAGGGCACCAATGGGTATGAATAAGAAAGATCATATAAGAGAAATTTTAAAGAATAGAAAAATTGAACAACAGTGGAATTTGAAATACAATTCTGCTTGGAATGAAAATGATGTAAATGAATTATACCAATCATTTATTCCCAAACAACTTGGTATTCTGAATAAATATTCCGATTTGGTCCCGCATACTCTGGATGCACAAATAGAATTAAGAATGAGAAAAATTAAAATTGGATCGACTACTGGATATAATTTTGAAATGATTGAAATTGTTAGAGCTTCCGCGGAGAATCAAGGTTTTAAACCGGATTCTATTATCTGTGCTTCGGATGTTCCATATGGAAGACCGGCACCTTGGATGGCATTTCAAGTTGCTATGGAATTAGATATTTATCCGGTTAATTCAATTTTAAAAATTGGTGATACAATTTCTGATATTTATGAAGGAATAAATGCTGGAATGTGGAGTGTTGGTGTAATTGATTCAAGTAATGAAATGGGACTATCATTCGATGAATATAAATTACTCAATGAATATGAACTTGAAGATAAGAGAAAATATATTTCAAAAAAATATTTTGATGCCGGTGCTCATGCAGTTATAAACTCTTTATCAGAATTGCCTGAACTTATTGATAAGATTGAAAATTCCTTATCGCACAATTTTTATCCAAAACTAATAGAATAATCAGAGTGATTTATGAATAAAATTATAGTTTTTTTATTGATATTTATTGCAATAATAAATGCAGAATCTGAAAAATCAAAAAGTGAATATACACCGGTAAAGAATATAATTATTTATATTGGTGATGGTATGGGCAGTGCTCAAGTTGCTTCAGCTTCATATAAATATTTTGGAGTAAATGGTAAATTAGAAATTGAAAAATTACCTATTGTTGGATTGATAAAAACTCATGCTGCTGATAATTTAATAACAGATTCTGCCGCCGGTGCAACAGCATTTGCAACTGGTTACAAAACAAATGTTGGTATGGTTTCAGTAACACCAGATAGTATAGCCAAGGAAACAATTTTTGAATTTGCAGTTAAAAAAGGTATAAAAACAGGTGTTGTTGCAACTTCGCATATAACAGATGCAACACCATCATGTTTTATATCGCATGTACCAAAAAGATCAATGCAAAGTGAAATTGCAGAACAAATGATTTACAGTGGCGCAAGTATTATAATGGGTGGAGGCAAATCACAGTTTATTCCAAAAACCGATATGGAAAGTGAAAGAGTAGATGATAAAGATTTAATATCGAATGCAATAGAAAATGGATTTGAATTTATTGATACTAAAGAAAAATTAGAGAAATGTAATTCAGATAAAATATTAGGATTGTTTAATTTGCATGGATTTACATTTAATAAGGAAGAACCAACACTTGCCGAAATGACTACAAAAGCTATTAGTATTCTTTCAAAATCTAAAAACGGTTTTATGCTTATGGTTGAAGGGAGTCAAATTGATTGGAAAGCACATGATAATGATTTTGAAAAAACAATTGAACAAGTAAAATTATTTGATGATGCTGTGAAGGTAGGAAGAGATTTTGCAGAAATTAATGGTGAAACATTAATAATTGTAACAGCTGATCATGAAACAGGCGGATTGACATTAACGGGAAATAATAAAAAAAATAATTTGGATTTGGGAGTTAACTGGGCAACTGGCGGGCACACAGCTATTCCCGTGCCTATATATTCATATGGTCCAAATTCACAATTTTTTACCGGAGTAATGGATAATACGGATATTCCTAAAATCATCTCTGAACTATTTAGTTTAAATATGAATTTTAATTTTGACTCCAAAAATAAAATAGTAGAACTTGAAAAATCAGAAAAGTTAAACGATTAATGAAAATTATTTCATTGATATTCTTATTTTATTCAAATGTTGTATTATTTGGACAAAATAAATTCGCAGTAAATAGCCATTCGCATAATGATTATAATAATACTATTCCTTTATATAATGCTCTTAAAGCTGGAGCTAAAAGTATTGAAGTTGATATTTTTTTTGAAAATAATAAATTCTACGTTTGTCATAATAATGAAGACACAATAAAAAATAAATCATTAGAAAAAATGTATTTTTTACCTCTTCAAGAAATTATTGAAAACAATAAATCTTTACATCATTTCGAATATGAACTTTTTTTGTTTATTGATATAAAATCAGAAGCAGAAAAAACCTATCAACCATTAAAAATACTTTTATCAAAATATGTTAAGTACTTAACAAAAATTCAAAATGGTAATTTAATTAAGAATAAATTAAGAGTAATTCTTTCCGGAAATATGCCAATTGAAATGGTAAGGAATGAAATTGAAAGATTTATTTTTCTTGATGGTCGAATCTCAAATATTGGTAAGAATGAAAGCAATTTACTTTTTCCGGTTATCAGCGATAACTGGCTGAACGTACTTAAAATTATTAATGATTCAGACGAAGAAATTAAATTTCAAAACTTAAGAAATCTTATTGCACAAATTCATAGTGAAAATAAAATGGTAAGATTTTGGGGAATTCCGGATAATCAAGAATATTGGAAACTACAAAATGATTTTGGTGTTGATTTAATAAATACAGATCGTGTGGATAATTATCAAAAATATTATGTAAAATATTTTGAAGATAAAAAATCCAATGAATGAATTAGATCAAATCTCGGCACTTCAAAAAAAATACCTCCTTCAATGCTGGGGCAAACAAGAAAATTATAATCCAATTTCGATAGAAAGAACAGAGGAATGTTATTTATATACAACGGATGGAAGAAAAATATTTGATTTAAGAAGTGCACATGAATGCATCAATCTTGGGTTCAAGAATCCATATATAATTTCATCAATTAAAAAACAATTGGAAGATATTATTTATGTTACTGATGATTTTGCAACAGAACCTACTTCAAAGCTTGCAAAAAAAATATCAGAAATTTCACCTGGCGATGGTGATAAAAAAGTCTGGTTTGGTCAAAGTGGTGCCGATGCCGTTGAAGCTGCTATAAAAACTGCAAAGTTGTATAAATTTTATAAACTTCAAAGCAAAACAGATATTTCAGAAAAAGACTTTATTAATTTACCTTATAGAATTATTTCTCGATATAGATCGTGGCATGGTGCAACAATGGGTGCTTCTTCTGTCAGTGGTGATCCTAGAAGATGGTTTAATGAACCAATTTTTAATAGTACATTGTTCGCACCGGAAGCTTATTGTTTTAGATGTCCGCTTAAACAAATATTCCCAGGGTGTAATTTAGCATGTGCTGATTATGTTGATCATATTATTGAAATGGAAGGTGGTGAAAATAGAATTGCTGCAATTATTTTAGAACCAATTGTTGGGTCAAACGGAATAATTCCTCCACCGGATGGATATTTTAAAAGAATAAGAGAAATTTGTACAAAATGGGATATTGTTTTAATAATTGATGAAACAATGAGTGGTTTTGGAAGAACCGGGAAAATGTTTGCAATCGAACATTATGATATAATTCCTGATATTATAATTATGGGAAAAGCTTTAGGTGTTTACGTACCATTAACTGCAATGATTATCCAACCACATATTTCGAAAATATTTGAGAAAAATATTTTTGGTCATGGACAAAGTTATTCCGGGCACACCTTAGGTTGTGCTGCAGCTTTAGCCGGAATTGAATTTATTGAAAATGAAAATATTCTTGAAAAAACATTTGCAAAAGGAAAATATCTTGAAGAAAAATTAAATCGATTACGAAATAAACATTGGTCAATTGGTGATATACGAGGAATTGGATTGATGTGGACAATTGAAATAATAAAAAATAATTTAACTAAAGAACCAATTAAAAAAGTTACGGAAAAATATAAAGAAACAGTTATTGGAAAAATTTCTAAATATCTCTTGGATGAAAAAAATATTTATGTTCCATCAGATAAGTTTGGTATTTGGATTGTACCACCTTTAATTGTTACTTATGAAGAACTAGATTACATAATTGAAGCAATTGATGAAGCACTCATAATTGCAGATAATGAACAATATTAAAATCATATGAAAAATTATAAAAAAACTGAAGGCGATATAAATAATTCAGTATATCGCGATAAATGGATGCGAAATAATATTGATGAAAAAACCAGAAAAATTATTAATGAAGATTCAAAATACTTTTTACATCAATCGCTTTCTACTCCATGCATGAATACAATAACTCATTGTGAAGGTAATTATATTTTTGATGAACAAGGCAGAAGTTATTTGGATTTTCACGGGAATAATGTTCATCAAGTTGGGTATTCAAATCAATTTGTAATTGATGCTGTAAAGGAACAATTAGATACTTTAACATTTTCTCCCAGAAGATATACAAATCAAAAATCAATTGATCTTGCAAAAAAATTAATAAACTTAACAAATAAAAAACTTAACAAAGTTTTATTTGCTCCAGGAGGAACAACAGTTGTAGGAATTGCAATTAAGTTAGCAAGAAGAATTACTGGAAAATATAAAACAATAAGTTGGTGGGATTCATTTCATGGTGCTTCACTTGATTCAATAAGTGTGGGTGGGGAAGGATTATTCAGAAATAATATTGGTCCACTTTCTCCTGGCGCAATTCATGTTCCGCCTCCAAATAGTTATTCAAGTCCGTTAGGAAATAAAAAAAAATCTTTTTTGGAATCCATAAATTATATCGAGTACATTTTTGAGCGAGAAACGGATATTGCAGCTTTCATTGCAGAACCTATTAGATATACAACAGTTTCAATTCCGGAAAAAAAATATTGGAAAAGAGTTAGAGAGCTTTGTGATAAGCATGAAACATTATTAATTTTTGATGAAATCCCAACTGCCTTTGGAAGATCTGGCAAAATGTTTGTCTATGAAAATTTTAATGTAATTCCGGATATTCTTTGTTTGGGCAAGGGATTAGGTGGAGGAATAATTCCAATAGCTGCTTTACTAACCAAAGATATTTATGACACAAATGGTGATATTTCATTAGGACATTACACACATGAAAAAAATCCTATTGGCGCAGCGGCTGGTTTAGCAATGATTGATTACATTGAGAAAAATAACTTGCTTCAAAATTCAATTTATTTGGGCAGATATTTTTTAAAAAAGCTAAATCAGTTAAAAAAGAAAGTTTCAATTATTGGTGACGTTAGAGGTATAGGCTTACTTTTGGCAATTGAGTTAGTAAAAGATAGAAAAACAAAAGAGCCGGCAACAGAAATTGCTGAATATATATTATACCAATCTCTTAGTATGGGATTAAATTTTAAAGTTTCTGCTGGAAATATTATTTCTTTAATGCCGCCACTAACTATAACAAAAAATGAAATTGAAAAATCAATTGAAATTTTAGATGAATGTTTTACTAAAGCGAAAAAAGAATTTAAATATTAAAAGGAATTTGCAATGAGAAAATTATTTATCATAATATTGATACTTTTTTATTTACGTAGTTATGCTCAAGAACTAAAACAAATTAGTGAGCATTTTATTGTAATTGGGTGTGATGGTATGAGTCCGGATGGTATACTAAATGCAAATACTCCAATAATGAAAGAAATGATGAAAAATGGTTCCTACACATTAAATGCAAGAGGTGTTTTGCCAACTGTAAGCAGTCCTAATTGGGCTTCAATGTTGATGGGAGTTGGACCCGAACAACATGGCATAACATCAAATGATTGGAAAAAAGATGATTTTAATATTCCATCAATTATTTATGGTATTGATGGGATGTTCCCAACAATATTTAATGTTTTAAAAAAGCAAAATGAGAATTATGAAGTAGGTGCAATTTATCATTGGGATGATTTTGGAAGATTATTTGAAAAACAATTTGTTGATTTTGACAAACACGGTAATACAGAAGTTGAAACAAAAAACTTAGCTGTTGAATATATAAAAAATAAAAAACCAAACTTCTTATTTGTTCATTTTGATCATGTAGATGGTGCAGGACATGAATTTGGACATGGTACTGAAAATTATTATAAAGCAGTTGAAAAAGCTGATTATCTTATCGGCGAAATTATAAATGCAGTTACGGAAGCCGGAATTTTTGAAAATACAACTTTTCTTGTAACAGCAGACCATGGTGGAGTTGGATTTGGACATGGGGGAGAAACTTTAGAAGAACTTGAAATTCCTTTTATTCTTTATGGTAATGGAGTAAAAAAAAATAATGAAATACTACATCCTGTTTATACTTATGATAATGCTGCAACTGCAGCTTTTGTTTTAGGAGCAAAACCACTTAATGGTTGGATTGGAAAAGCAGTAAAGAGTGCATTTATTGGATTTGAAAATGAGAGTTTTATTGTTGGTCATAAATTATTAACAAATCCAGTTATTCATCCAAAGAAATATTTATATGAACCTGCCGGTGGACTTTTTATTGATAGCATTCCTGAGATGACAATAACTACAGAATACGAAAATGCTGAAATAAGATATACATTAGATGGAACTGAACCTACAAGAAATTCTTTAAAATATACTAATCCAGTTAGAATAAATGAATCATGTGTTGTGCTTGCAAAGGTTTTTGTTAATGATAAACAAAGTGGAATTTCTAGTGCAAATTTTAGAATTACGAAAAGCGATTCTAAAAATGGAATTAATTATAAATATTTTATTTTCGATAAACTTTCTTACATCCCATCATTAAATAATAAACAAGCAATTGATTCCGGTATAACTAATCAAATAAGATTAATTCAATCAAAGTTAACAAAAGAAAATTTTGCTGTTTCATTTTACGGCTATATAAATATTTTGGAAAATGGTACATATAAATTTTATACAAACTCTGATGATGGTAGCAAACTTTATATTGATAATAAAGAAATTGTTGATAATGATGGTGATCATGGAACAAAAGAAAGAAGCGGTACAATTAATTTAGAAAAAGGAATGCACGAAATTAATGTAATTTATTTTCAAGGTGGAGGAGGTTCTTGGATAGATGTATTGTATAAAGGTCCTGGAATTCCCAAACAAATTATTCCACCGGATGTTTTATTCCCTAAAAAATAATATTTATAATTTTAGGTAAAATTTAATACGCAATTATTTTTATCAACCAAAACAATATTTGGTTTATATGATTTTATTAACTCATTTTCAATAGAAACGAAACTTGCAATAATTATCAAATCACCAATTTGTACTAATCTTGCTGCAGCGCCGTTTAATGATATTTCACCATCATCACCCTCAATAACATAAGTAGAAAATCTTTCACCATTATTAATATTATATACATCCACTTTTTCAAATTCAATAAGATCGGCAGCTATCATTAGTTTTTTATCAATACTAATTGAGCCTTCATAATTTAAATAGGAACCGGTAACAACCGCTCTGTGAATTTTTGATTTTAATAAAGTTCGCAACATTACTCAGCCTTATGATTCATTTGAAAAGCTTCATGTAAACCAATTAGAACTAAATCTGGAATTGTTACATCAAATAAATTTTCATTTTCGAATAAACTTGAAAATCCTCCGGTTGCTATTAAAATTGCTTCGTCATTAAAAAAAACTTCACGCATAATTTGTTTTTTAATTGATTCAACAATTGATTTTTGTCCGAAATATAAACCGGAACGTATGCTCTCTTCGGTTGAGCGACCGACAACATTTTGTGGTTTAAATATTTCAACATTTGGAAGTTGAGCAGTATTTTTATTTAGAGATTCCATTGATAATCTAATTCCGGGGATAATTAATCCGCCTAAATATTCTTTAGCTTTTGTGATCACATCAAAAGTTGTTGCAGTTCCAAAATCAACAACAATTGAATTTTTACTGGGAAATAACTTTTGTGCGGCAATTGCGTTTGCAATTCTATCCGTACCGACTTCAAGCGGATTTCTATATTTTATTTTCAAACCAGTTTTAACTCCAGCTTTTAGAATAAACGGATTTATTTGAAAATATTTAATGCAACCGCTGATTATACTGTGTAAAATATCCGGTACAACACTGCAAATAGAAATATTTTTTATTTCATTCCAATTAATTTTATTTTCTGTAAGAACCGATTTTAAAAATAATCCAATTTCATCTGAAGAAAATTGTCCTCTGGAAGTTTTTCTAAACTGTAATTTAATTTCAGATCTTTCAAAAACACCTCCATGAATTTGTGTGTTCCCAATATCTAAGCAGAGTATCATTTATGTTCCTTTAAATGTTCAAAATATGCATAATTGATTTAGCAATATTTGCCGAATCTCCTTCGGATTTTATGAAACCATTTATGTTATAAAAATTAAATTCTTTCTGAATATTATTTTCTCTCATTGAAAAATCATTCTGAATAACTAAATCAGATTTTGATTTTTTTAGGAGATCATTAATTTTTTTAATAATATCATTTTGATTTTTTGAATTGGTAAACTTAAACGAAACCAATTTCATTGATTGATTATTGGAATACTTTTTTAGTTTGTTTACAATTTTAAAATTTGGAGAAAGTTTAAGTTCGATATTATATTCACTAGAATCCAATTTGTGTTTTAAAGGCAATTTAAATTTCTTATTACCGTAAATAATTTCACTCGCTTTGTAATCACTAACAGCAGCATTATGAATTAAAAGATCATAATTATTTTCACTCAGCAAATTTTGTAATAATATATTTAATGAAGTAAAGTCTGTAAAAATTTTACTTTGAAATTTGCCGATTGGTATTGCTGAATCCAAACTATGGAGAAATGTCATATCATAATTATTATCAATAAAATATTGAGCAATTTGTGATGCTGTTTTTCCAGTGCTGAGATTTGTTAAAAATCTAATTCCATCTATATTCTCTCTTGTGCCGCCTGATGTAATTAATATCTTTTTATTAAAATTATTTTTAAGAAATAATAACTTTGATTCAATCAAATTAAAAATTTGCTCGGGCTCAATCATTTTTCCTTTCCCCAAATCGCCGCAAGCTAAATATCCATCATTTGTTTCAGCAATATGGATTCCCCAACTTTTTAACAATGTTAATGACTTTTGAGTTGAAGGATGTTCAAGCATATTTGTATTCATTGCCGGAATAATTATATATGGTTTAGAAAAATCATGCGCTAAAAAAAGGGAAGTCAATAAGTTATCCGCAATTCCACAAGCAAATTTATTAATTGTATTTGCAGTTGCCGGAACAAGTATTGTTAAATCAGCCCATTTTACTAAATTAATATGAGCCATCATTTTCCCATCTTCAAAAGTATCATCATAAACTTCATTGCCAGATAAGCCTTCAAGAGTTGCTTTCCCAATAAAATTA
The nucleotide sequence above comes from Ignavibacteriota bacterium. Encoded proteins:
- a CDS encoding T9SS type A sorting domain-containing protein yields the protein MWIKKITVLFLLFGSIAFAQNALPTEGLKHHITFDNAGDLETATVGNNLQRDALTGVTQLFNAVQGPTGGNGAVEVGLGSFYRLDLDFDANGPDTASRVNQYSLVIDFYLPITGVWYAFHATTNDGDAAESDWESFVRDNGAIGVGATGYSLYKIPEKEWHRLVISADLGNSYKYFLDGQLVQDGGAQSVDGRFSLPTIDGANQILLFGDNDGEDANIYISELGIYDRPLTSDEIWAMGGYGHSIPLQAPAGLWTFDDSENLLLPFYGNELELVGEHAATPGPESGDGAVTIGVGSHYSTKHDIASNGGGERVNEYSIAIDFKVDNLGSWYCFMQTDITNTSDGELFINPDGKIGVGDLGYTQNSIVAGDWYRLVMTVDLDSAVKVFLDGDSVLYGGPQEIDNRFSLNPRNLDNRLLLFADNDGEDNIISTAKVTIYNRALNQEEISGLGGYEHGAPNTEVTGGQKAVYFNGNDVNNKYGKIVKTNEDFNFGEGDFTIELWAKPDVNYDSDPALVSDKDWASGGNPGWVISIRGDDWKFNAADNNRNRYDVSAPAINDGNWHYLAVVAKQDSGLKLITDTLQSVWAGGEGFFNVGNIDNPTMPICVAQDGTEKYTDAPPAPAQVDELRIWKGVAVDPEVLFAWKNKEINESHPYWSSLVGYWKFNEGDGNTVADLSGKNHPIELIGNPKWEISYAVIGNETVQTMTDVTSIWGAGTLAKSGGLIGEGSFPFPETLALSKTEPNNNLSTIFAKEDNPYLVFGHNNAENATASRVPSGVEARLGRIWYLDVTETPITEPTISFDLSDLGGSGNAGDIANYVLLNSVSAEGNFTEVSSTIAISEDQITFSGMTLADGYYTLGTKSLANSPLGGLLVGIENLDGLIPQDFNLSQNYPNPFNPSTKINFALPVSAKVNLTIYNVLGEIVETLINGEINAGYHSIDWKANSNLSSGMYIYSINATSANGKNFTKSFKLMLLK
- a CDS encoding 2-aminoethylphosphonate--pyruvate transaminase, whose protein sequence is MKDKKLFTPGPLNTSDSIKSAMLRDLGSRDNDFISIVNNVRNKLLELVNLRKGDYESILMQGSGTFGIESVISSTVPIDGKLLVIINGAYGKRIKNISHRLGIETIDLIYQENEIPDLNKIEEILNTDNEITNVAVVHCETTSGIINPIDEIGKIVKKYNVEYIVDAMSSFGAYQMDFISSGIDYLISSSNKCIEGVPGFSFIIAKTESLKKKKNFSISTSLDLYDQWIAIEGNGQFRFTPPTHSILAFNQALIELEDEGGINGRANRYKLNHEYLVNGMRKLGFSEYVESANQGYIITSFYYPISSNFIFEKFYERLSEKGFVIYPGKLSEVNCFRIGNIGRIFINDIENLLNAIYEVKYELNF
- a CDS encoding phosphonoacetaldehyde hydrolase translates to MNNNKVRAVIFDWAGTTVDFGCMAPAKVFTEIFDELGIKLSIEDARAPMGMNKKDHIREILKNRKIEQQWNLKYNSAWNENDVNELYQSFIPKQLGILNKYSDLVPHTLDAQIELRMRKIKIGSTTGYNFEMIEIVRASAENQGFKPDSIICASDVPYGRPAPWMAFQVAMELDIYPVNSILKIGDTISDIYEGINAGMWSVGVIDSSNEMGLSFDEYKLLNEYELEDKRKYISKKYFDAGAHAVINSLSELPELIDKIENSLSHNFYPKLIE
- a CDS encoding alkaline phosphatase, with product MNKIIVFLLIFIAIINAESEKSKSEYTPVKNIIIYIGDGMGSAQVASASYKYFGVNGKLEIEKLPIVGLIKTHAADNLITDSAAGATAFATGYKTNVGMVSVTPDSIAKETIFEFAVKKGIKTGVVATSHITDATPSCFISHVPKRSMQSEIAEQMIYSGASIIMGGGKSQFIPKTDMESERVDDKDLISNAIENGFEFIDTKEKLEKCNSDKILGLFNLHGFTFNKEEPTLAEMTTKAISILSKSKNGFMLMVEGSQIDWKAHDNDFEKTIEQVKLFDDAVKVGRDFAEINGETLIIVTADHETGGLTLTGNNKKNNLDLGVNWATGGHTAIPVPIYSYGPNSQFFTGVMDNTDIPKIISELFSLNMNFNFDSKNKIVELEKSEKLND
- a CDS encoding aspartate aminotransferase family protein, producing the protein MNELDQISALQKKYLLQCWGKQENYNPISIERTEECYLYTTDGRKIFDLRSAHECINLGFKNPYIISSIKKQLEDIIYVTDDFATEPTSKLAKKISEISPGDGDKKVWFGQSGADAVEAAIKTAKLYKFYKLQSKTDISEKDFINLPYRIISRYRSWHGATMGASSVSGDPRRWFNEPIFNSTLFAPEAYCFRCPLKQIFPGCNLACADYVDHIIEMEGGENRIAAIILEPIVGSNGIIPPPDGYFKRIREICTKWDIVLIIDETMSGFGRTGKMFAIEHYDIIPDIIIMGKALGVYVPLTAMIIQPHISKIFEKNIFGHGQSYSGHTLGCAAALAGIEFIENENILEKTFAKGKYLEEKLNRLRNKHWSIGDIRGIGLMWTIEIIKNNLTKEPIKKVTEKYKETVIGKISKYLLDEKNIYVPSDKFGIWIVPPLIVTYEELDYIIEAIDEALIIADNEQY
- a CDS encoding aspartate aminotransferase family protein; this translates as MKNYKKTEGDINNSVYRDKWMRNNIDEKTRKIINEDSKYFLHQSLSTPCMNTITHCEGNYIFDEQGRSYLDFHGNNVHQVGYSNQFVIDAVKEQLDTLTFSPRRYTNQKSIDLAKKLINLTNKKLNKVLFAPGGTTVVGIAIKLARRITGKYKTISWWDSFHGASLDSISVGGEGLFRNNIGPLSPGAIHVPPPNSYSSPLGNKKKSFLESINYIEYIFERETDIAAFIAEPIRYTTVSIPEKKYWKRVRELCDKHETLLIFDEIPTAFGRSGKMFVYENFNVIPDILCLGKGLGGGIIPIAALLTKDIYDTNGDISLGHYTHEKNPIGAAAGLAMIDYIEKNNLLQNSIYLGRYFLKKLNQLKKKVSIIGDVRGIGLLLAIELVKDRKTKEPATEIAEYILYQSLSMGLNFKVSAGNIISLMPPLTITKNEIEKSIEILDECFTKAKKEFKY